Genomic DNA from Deinococcus sonorensis KR-87:
AGGTCAATGCTGAGCAGCAGGCGCTGCCCGGGCTGGAGGTTCACGCCGATGTGCACCAGCAGCGCGGCGTACCGGTCGAGGCGGTCTTCGAAGGTCAGCGGCATCCCCCCACCATAAACGGAACCGGCCGCGGTGTGCACGACGTCCCGGTGAGGTCCAGGCCGGTGCCGGGCAGGCCCCCTCCCCTGCCCGGCACCCTCCGGTTGCGTGGGGCGCTGGAGGCCCCGGCACGCGGGTCCTTGCACCAGGGCGCGAGGTGAGGAGGGTGGAGGACGGTTCGGCCACCCGGATGGCGTGCTCTTCCATGTCTGGGCCAGTACCTCAGCGTCCAGGGATCCGCGGGACGGCGGCTGAGCGCGCTCAGGCCGGATGACACCGTCCACGCTGACTCGCAGTCCACCCGTACGCTGCGGGAAGGCGACGCGCACCGGCGGCCGGCCTGAGCCCGCTGTCGTCCCTGCCCGTGGGCGAGCGCGCACCCCGTTCCCGCTGCAGCGGCTCACACCTCGGGGGCGGTGGCCGCGGTGGTGCTCAACTCCAGCCAGTCCAGCTCCTCCTGCACCAGGTGGTACGCGTCGTCGCCGATCTTCCCGCTGCGGCGCAGCTCGTGAATCGCCTGCCGGGCGGCGCCCACCGTCTGCCGGCGCAGCGCGTTGTCCGGCGAGTCGTGCGGATCCTCGCCGATCCACGCGCGGCTCAGCTGCTCGCGGTACTCCAGCTGCAGACGCTGCGCAGCGGCCGAGTCGTCGCCGTCCAGCGTGCGCATCGCGGCCTTGAGCGCCATCTTGCGGGCCAGGCGCACCTCCATCTCGATCACCGTGTCGGGCGGCAGGCGCAGGAAGGCGAGCAGCGGGCGCAGGGTCAGTCCCTGCACCACCAGCGTGCCCAGCACCACCACGAACGCGGTGAGCTGCATGAAGTCCCGGTGCGGGAAGTCGGCTGGGAGCGCGGCGGCGGCGGCCAGCGTGACGATGCCGCGCATGCCGGCCCAGCCGATCACCAGCCCGCCCCTGAGGGTGAGCGGCGCGGCGACCGCCTGCCCCCGGCGGGCCGGCCGGGCGGTCGGGCGGGCCGTGAGGCTGTAGGTCATCACCCACAGCAGGCGCACGACGATCACCACCGCCAGGATCACCAGCGCCGCGCGGAGCAGCTGCGCGAGCTGCGGCCCGTTCAACGCGTCCACGATCGGCCGCAGCTGCAGGCCGATCAAGGTGAAGGCCAGGACGTTCAGCACGAACGTCACCGCCTCCCACGTCGCGAAGGTCGACACCCGCAGCCGCGCCGCGAGGTTCCCGCGCCGCCCGGCCGTCACGCCGAACACCACCGTCGTCACCACCGGGGACAGGCCCAGGCGCTCAGCGGCGATCCACAGGCCGAAAGTCAGCACGAACTGCACCACCACCGAGGTGGGCGCGTCCTCGATCGCCGCCACCAGCCACCCGGTCGGCCAGGACAGCAGCCACCCCACCGCCACACTGCCCACCACCACCAGGGCGAAGGTCGGCAGGGCGCCCGCGACACTGAAGCCCCCTGCGGTGACGGCGCCCACCGCCAGCGTGTAGATGAGCAGGGCGGACGCGTCGTTCAGCAGGCTTTCCCCCTCCAGCACCTTGCGAATGCGGTGGGGCGGGTTCACCTGCCGCAGCACCGCCAGCGCCGCGACCGCGTCGGGCGGCGCGAGCAGCGCGCCCAGCGCCACGCCGGCCGCCCACGGCAGGTCCGGCAGCAGCTGCCGGGCGGCGAACGCCACCGCGAGCGTCGTGAGGCCCACCGCCACCAGCACCAGCGACAGCACCGGATGCCAGTTGTCCCGCAGGTCGCGCAGCGACGTGTCGTACGCGGCGTCCAACAGGACCGGCGCGACGAACAGCGCCAGAATCAGGTCCGGCGCGAGGCCAAAGCGCGGCACCCCGGGGAGAAACGCGATCAGCGCGCCGCCCACGGCCAGCAGGGTGGGGTACGGAATGTTCAGGCGCCGCGCGGCCAGCGACAACAGCGTCGCGCCCAACAGCAGGCCCAGAATCGTTTCAAACACCAGCATGCACGTCTCCCCTCCTTTCGAGGTGAAGTCATCTTGGCATCTGGTCCGTGGACCGCGCGGCGCCGGGGCCCTCCATCGGACCTGGGGCACGCTGGAGCGCCCCCCTCACGTGACGCCGCTCAGGCAGCGGCCAAGCCGTAGCCTCGGGGGATGCCCCGCGTGCTGACCCTCCTCACTGCCCTGAGCATCCTGACCCCGGGTGCCGCGGCCGTCCGGTGGAGCGGCGGCGCGCACCACCGGGGCCGACCACCGGCACCCGGTCCGGTGGTCCCGCGTCTCCCGGTGCCGCTGTGGCGTTCGGCGCGCACCTGAGGGACGTGTGAGCCCGGCCCTGGACCTGCGCGGGGCGATGCCCGGCTTTCAGGGCGCGTTGTCGTCCCCAGACCTGCTCAGGTGGTGAAGCGCGGTCTACGATCGGCTCGCCGCCAGGACCGCCTCCCCTGCTTTCGGACGGCGTGGCTGGCCGGGCCCCTGGAGGCCCGCGTTCCAGGACCGGCGCCCAGGGTGTGTTCAGCGGGGGGCGCGCAGGTCCAGCACGCGCTGGAGTTTGCCGCCCTCGCTGCGCGGCAGGCTGCCAATTTCGCACAGCTCACAGCCGATCGTGACGCCGACCTGCGCCTTGACCAGCCGGACGACTTCCTGGCGCAGCGCGGCGTCCACGCGGGCGCATTCTACCCGCAGCAGCAACTCGTCCATCGCGCCGCTGCGTGACAGCACCAGCTGGTAGTGCGGGCTCAGGTCCTGCAGGTGCGCGAGCACCGCCTCGATCTGGGTGGGGTACACGTTCACGCCGCGCAGGATGATCATGTCGTCGCTGCGGCCGCGAATGCCGTCCATCCGGCGCACGGTGCGGCCGGTCTTGTTCTCGCCGGGCAGCAGGCGGGTGATGTCGCCGGTCCAGTAGCGCAGCAACGGCATGGCGGTGCGGGACATGGACGTGAGCACCAGCACCCCGTATTCGCCGTCCGGCAGCGGCTCTTCTGTCTGGGGGTCCACGATCTCCGGGTAGAAGTGGTCCTCCCACAGGTAACTGCCCTGCTGCTCGCCCGCGTCCTCGTTGCTGACCCCCGGGCCGATGATCTCGGACAGGCCGTAGATGTTGGTGGCGCGCACGCCCAATCGGGCCTGCACTTCCTGACGCACCGCCTCGGACCACGGTTCCGCCCCCAGGATGGCGTACTGCAGGCTGATGGTGCCTGGGGTGTGGCCGCGCCGCTGCAGCGCGTCGGCCAGCACCAGCGCGTAGCTGGGCGTGCAGGCGATCACCTCCGGCGCGAGGTCCTCGATCAGCTGCACCTGCCGTTCGGTGTTGCCGCCGGAGGCGGGGACCACACCCACGCCCAGCCGTTCGGCGCCCGCATGAATGCCGAGCCCTCCGGTGAACAGGCCGTACCCGTAGGCGTTGTGGAACAGCATGCCCGGCCGCGCGCCCCCGGCGTGGAGGCTGCGCGCGACCACCTCGGCGAACACCTCGAGGTCGTGCTCGTCGTAGCCCACGACCGTGGCCTTGCCGCTGGTGCCGCTGGACGCGTGGACCCGCCGCAATTCGGTGCGGCCGACCGCCGCCAGGCCGAACGGGGCGTGGTCGCGCAGGTCGCGTTTGCGGGTGAAGGGAAAGCGGCGCAGGTCGTCCAGCGTCTTCAGGTCCGCGGGGGTCAGGCCGGCCGCCGCAAACTTGCCCTGGTAGGCAGGCACGTGCTCGTGCAGGCGCTCAACGGTGGCCTGCAGCCGCTCCAGCTGCAGGGCGCGCAGGACAGGCAGCGGCATGGCTTCTGCAGCGGGATTGAACATCGGGGCCTCCTGAGGGATGCCGGCTGGGCGTGAGGGTGAGGGCGCGGCGACCGGGGCGGGTACACGCCAGGGCAGCAGCGTTCCCCGGAAACAAAAGGGGCGGGCGGGGAGGTGCCCGCGTCCATGCTACGGCGTGACGCGGGCCAGAGGTGCGTGAGCGGCGCGTGCCTCGGGCCCCGCGGCTGCCCAGGACGCGGCACGGTCCACCGGACGTGGACGCCCGTCGTCTCCACTTCGGCCCTCCCGCTCAGGAGACGAAGATGACCCTTCCTGGCGGAGTGCCTGCCCTGCTGGAGTTCGGCGAAGTCCTCAGGCGCCACTTCACGTGGGCGTGCCCTTCTTCGGTGGGCGGCCTGGCAGCACTGGACGCTCCCAGGCGGGCGAGAACAGCACCAGCGCGGCCAGCGCCAGGCCCAGTCCGGCGAACGCGAGGCTGCCCAGCACGTCCAGCGTGTGGTGCGCGCCAATCGCCAGGCGGCCCAGCATCACCAGCAGCACGCCGACGATGAACAGGGCCAGCCAGCGCCGGTCCAGCCACCACACCCAGCCGGCCAGCAGCGCCGCGATCAGGGTGTGGTCACTGGGGAAGCCGTTGTCGGACGAAGCGTGGGTCAGCGGCGCGTAATGCTCGACCATAAACGGCCTTGGATCGTGCACCAGGTGCTTCAGGACCAGCGTCAGCAGCCCGGCGATGCCGAGGGAAGCCACCATCCGCGCCACCTGAAGCCAGGTCACGCGCCGGACCCGGGTCAGCCCCAGCACGACGAACACCGCGATCAAGACGAACAGGAGGGACGCGGCACAGAACACGGCCAGCGCGGAGAGCAGCGGGCTGTGCACCGCGACCGAATGCAGGGCGTGTTGAAGGGGATCGGACATGGGACGACGGTACAGGGAAACACGTCGCGCCCGCGTATAGCGGCACCGACCGGGGATCGTCCGGCGTGCGTTCCCACCTGACCCCTGGGCCAGCCACGCCCAGCCGCACCGGCGGTTCGGCGATCAGGGAGGCGCACGTGGCGAGGCAGGCTCCTGCAAACCGAGGGGGAGTCCGAAGCCTCCGCACTGGCGGGAAAGAACGGTTGAACGGAGCGCCCTGCACGGCTCTTAGGCTCCGCTGTTGACTCCATCAACCGCGGCATCTTTTCGGAAAGAACAGAGGTCGCCCCGCTGGAAACGACCGCCCAGACGCTGACGTCCACTCCAGGCGCTGAATCGGTTCGCCGTCAGGCCGGGCCAGGGAGACTCGCGCACGCCTCGGCAATGGCCGTGACATGCCGCAGATCCGTGCCGCAGCACCCACCGAGGACCGTGATGTGTGGATGCCGCTCGAGCAGCTGACGGTAGAGGTGCCCGAGTTCCGCCGGGTCCCCGTCGTCGAGTTCCGTCATGACGTCCAGTTCCGCGTGGCTGCACCGCGAGGCGTTGGCGCGCACGCCACGAATCCGGCGCGCCCAGGGGGCAGCGTCGTCCAGCACGGCAGCAAAGTGGTCCGGATGGGCGCAGTTGATCATGAAGTAGCTGGGGTACCCTCCGGTCGCGGCATCGACGGCCTGCACGGCGTCCATCAGCGTTTCGCCGCTCGGGAGGCGCCCGTCGGTCTCCACCGTGAACGACACCGCCACCGGCAGCTGCACCGCGGCCGCCGCCACCGCGATCCCGGCCGCCTCGTTGACGGTGGTCATGGTCAGCGCCGAGAGCATGTCGACCCCCGCCGACGCGAGCACGCGCACCTGATGCCCATGGTAGTCGGCGGCCTCCTGAACGCTCATCCGCTGGCCGGGCACATAGCCGTCGCCGCGGGGACCGACGCACCCGCTGATCACCGTCAGGCCGCTCATGAACTCCGCCCGCAGGCGGGACAGCAACTCGACGGCCGCGACGTTGAGGCGGTCCAGTTCCGGTAGCGTGAGGCCCAGGGGCGCGGCCCAGTCCGGGCTGGCGCGCCACGTGGCGCTCTCGAGGATGAATCCCGTGCCGAGGCGGTGGGCGAGCTCCAGATACGGGCGGTAGTACGCTTCGAGCGCGGCGCGGCCCTCCGCATGGCCGAGCAGCACCACCGAGGCGAACGAGGGAAGCTCGATCCCTCGATTGAAGAGCAGGTCAGTCTCCAGCCCTCCATCGGTCAAGACGCGGCGCGTGAGCTGAGGCAGCAGTCCGGTCATATCGTCCTCCACCCATGAACAGGGACGGGGCAACGTCGTGCAGCGAGGAGATCAGCGTAACACGGCGGCTTGGCGGGCGCGTGCAGGGTTCCCCACCACCCGGGGTGCTGGAGCCGTGAAGCAAGGGGCGGGCGGCCAGGCCCATCATCCGGGCTCCGAACCGCACGTCGGCACCGTCACCGGCCACCGCCCTGGACTGGCCCACTGCCCGGGCGACAGGACCCGCATGCAGGCGGTGGGAATCCACCACGCGGCCAGCGGTCAGGGGTGGGCCAGGCGTTAGGTTGAGGAACTTCGCCTCTTTGCAGGTGGTGTGCCCCGCCACGCGCTGCTCGCCCTGCCGGGTCCGTTAAGCGGACGCGAGGTGTGCCGTTGGCCGATGCGGCCGCACCTGCTCACTGCGGCCCGCGCAGGATGCGGGCGTACGCTTCAGGGTCGGTGGCGCCTTCGGTGGAGATGACCAGGACGGTGCTGTCCGGGCCGAGGCCGAGCCGGGTCCGGATGGTCGCGGTGTCCTCCCCGCGCAGCAGGGCCAGCAGCCCGCCTGCCCCCGCCGCGCCGCTCTCGCCGGACACCACCCCATCCAGGGCCAGCAGCCGCATGGCGTCCTCGGCCTGCTGGTCGGAAATGGCGATGGACGCGCTCAGGCCACCCTGCAGGGACGGCCAGGCGAGCGGCGAGGTGGGGGGCGCGCACCAGGGGCGTTGGGTGGTAGTCCGGCAGCCGCTGGTGGAAGGCCAGCACGGCGGGATCGGGGCGGGCACTCATGGTCATGGGCGGCGTGGGCTTGAGGTAACGGCGTGTGGGGTCTGCGGTCATGCGAGTCTCCGGTCAGGCGCAGAACGCCTGGATGGTGGCGGTGAGCGTCCGGCGGCACTGCTCGACCGAGGCGAGGTCGACCCATTCCTCGGTCGCGTGGGCTCCCGCGCCGCACGGGCCGAAGACGACGGTGGGAATGCCGGCCGCCGCCAGGAACGCCGAGTCCATCCAGAAGGTCTGGCCGATCACCGTGGGCGCGGTGCCGAGCACCCGGGTCGCCGCCGCCTGCAGCAGCTGGACGATCGGCGCGTCCAGCGTGACGCTGAACGGGTCGCGGGCGAGCGTGAGATGATGCTCGGCCCGGAAGGTCGGGTCGGCCCTCAGGGCGCTCAACAGCGCCTCCAGCTCCTGGGTGACGGCTTCAGGCGTCTCGCCCGGCAAAGTGCGGCGTTCGACCTGCAGGGTGCAGCGTTCGGGGTAGCTGGACAGTTCCTGCCCGCCGCGGATCAGCGAGGCGTGCACGCTGGCGTGGCCGAGCAGCGGGTGGGCCGGTCGGCGCGCCAGGTCCCGCTGCAGGCGTTCGAGCTGCCCGAGGACGCGGCCCATGTGGGCGATGGCGTCCACCCCGAGGTCGGGGCGGGAGCCGTGGGCCGCGCGGCCGTGGGTGGTGATCTGGTGCCAGGTGAAGCCCTTGTGCGCGACCGAGACGCCCAGTTCGGTCGGCTCGGTGACGATGGCCGCGTCGGCGCGCACGCGCTTCAGCACCGCCTGCATGCCGAGGCTGGCGTGTTCCTCGTCGGCGACCGCCGTGAGGATGACGTCGCCGCGCACGCCCGCGTTCCGGGCGTCGAGCAGCGCCATCAGGGCGGCCGCGAGGCCGCCTTTCATGTCGTAGGTGCCGCGGCCGTACATCCGGCCGTCCTGGATGACCGGCTCGAACGGGCGCGTCATCCCTTCGGTGCCGACGGTGTCGAGGTGGGCGTTTAGCATCAGGGTCCGGCCGCCTCCGGTGCCCTTGACCGTGGCGATCACGCTGAGGCGGCCGGGCGCGGCTTCGTCGAGGTCCGCGGGGATGCCGTGGCGGGTGAGCCAGTCGGCCACGAAGCGGGCGATGGGGGCCTCGCCCGCGCCGCCGGGCACCAGGGCGGGGTTGGTGGAGTCGAGGCGAACGAGGGCCGCCAGCAGGTCAGTCAACCGCTCAGGCATGGTGATATACTACATGGCACCGCCCGAGCCGGTACCATGGACCGCGAGCATGCCGATTCCCCCCACCGCACCAAAACGCGTCCGTACGCTCGCCCGCGAGGACGTGTACAGCCAGCTGAGCGGCTGGATCATCGACGGCACCCTCGCGCCGGAGGAACCGCTGCGGGATCAGGACATCGCCCTTCAGTTGGGCGTGAGCCGCACCCCGGTCCGCGAAGCGTTGCGGCGCCTGGAGGACGAGGGCCTGGTCGAGACGGCCCTGAACCGCTGGACCCGCGTCGCGCCGCTGCGGGCCGAGCAGGCCGCCGAGCTGTACCCGGTGGTGGACACGCTGGAGGCCCTCGCCCTCCGCCTCGCTTCGCCCAGCCTCACCGCCCGGGACCTGGCACGTCTGCAGCAGCACCAGCAGGACCTGGGCCTGGCCCTGCACCAGCGCGACCCCCAGGCGGCCGTCGAGGCGGACACCGCCTTCCATGCCGTCTGGACCGACCAGTGCGGCAACCAGGAGCTGCAACACACGCTGCGCGGGCTCAAGCGCAAACTTCGCCGCATCGAGCTCGGGTATTTCAACGCCGCCGCCTCCGGCGCCGCGTCGCTGGACGAACACGCTGCCGTCATCCACGCGCTGCTCGCGGGCGCCACGGACGATGCGGTGCAGGCCCTTCACGCCAACTGGCAGGGCAGCCTGGAGCGCCTGATGCCCCACCCGACGAAGTAAACCGGAGGCCAGCTGGACCTCGGCTAGGCAGAGATGAGCAGAGTGCCGCCTGGCCAGTCGTTCCGCTCAGTCGCTGCTGGTGTTGGTCTCGCCGCGAAGGCCATGGTGACCCGCGAGGTGCTGCCCGAGCGATCGGGCGGACAACCTCCGCTCTGCCACGGCCAGGAGACCGCCTGCCAGCGTTCACCGCCCATCACCACCGAACTGAACAGACGTGGAGGTCCAGCCGGGCGTCTGCCGCGCTGACCAGTCGGCCGGGCAGGCGCAGTGACGCAGACGGGCCGCGGCGAAAGGGAGCGACCGTGTGCACGGGGGACGAACGTGGCAGCCCGATCAGGGCAGGGCCGCTTCCTGACGTGTCCGGCGCGCCGCGGCATGTCGTTGGAGGCGGCATGCCCCTGAGTGGTTTGTGCAGCGATCGAGCCTCGTGCCCAGCCCGATGCTGCACAACCGGGCGTCTTGAAGCGCCGGCGACCTCTGCCCTAGAACAGCGTCCGGTGGTGGCGTCTCCGCTCAATCTCCGGATCGGTCCGTCTCCTCGGCCGGTCAGCGCTGGGGCGCCTGGCCAGTCAGGACGCCCTGGGTGCTGAGCCAGGAGGCCCACCGGGCGATGCCCTCCCCGCGCGCGTTCGCCACCGGATGGGCGTGAACGCCGTTCGCGCCGGTCAGACCCAGGCTGTAGAGGGTGCCGAGCACGTCCGGCCGGTGGAGGATCGCCACGCCCCCCGCCGCCCAGTGATCAACGGTGGCGCGCAGGCAGGCGGCCACCAGCCGCTCCGCCAGCCGGTCGTCGAGCAGCATCCGCCAGAGGGCGTCCGGTGTGGCGGGCACGTCGACATACCCGAGGCGCCCCAGGTGCCGCAGGGTCTCGGGCTTCATCTGCGCGCGCCCCAGACTGAACGAATCCACCGGCCGGCCACAGCACCCCCCGAGCAGCCGCCACCACCCGGCCGCCACGGGCCCGGGCAGGCGGAGCCCGAAGCGGACCGCCACGTCCTGCATCGCGTCCCAGCGGTCAAGGCGGGCATGCTCATCAATCAGCACCCCGGCGATCAGTTCGGCGGGCACTTCGAACGCCTCCGCGGCGGCGTGAAGGCGCGCCCGGGTCTGGGGGTCCAGCCGGACCAGACGTGGGTGGACGCTCACTCGGGCGGGGGTAGGCGGACGGAGCACGGGCGGGGCAGACAGGGTCATGATGGAGCCTCACAGGATGGCGGCGCAGCTGAGTTCAGAGGCCGCTGCTTGGCCACCGGCGCTTCTGAACTGCCCCGACCGTACCGTCCGGTGATGGAGACGCGGTGCAGATCCGGCAAGACTTGATGCAGACCCGCCGGGCCACGCGCAGCAAGGAGGCCTCATGCGGGCAAACGGTGCCGAGGCAGGCGATCATCTCCGCAGCGCCGATCCCGGGGCAGACCTCGTGGCCGGGCCGTCTCCCCACCAGGGGCGAAGGCCGCCGTGCTGGCTTTAGGCGCACCTGCAGGCGGGAGCAGGAGCTCTGCACGGCGTGGCATGGTGAATCGGTGCTCCGCCGTGCAAAGACCGCTCGCTCGGGCCCGCCCCGTCCGGGCCCTCGCCTCCCCCGATCGGACGCAGACTGTGGGGACGCGGGCAGGCGGTTCGCAGGGGCGGGCCTTGGACGTCCGGGAGGAGGCGGTGGTCCACAGCACCGCCGCGCTCAGGGACACCGCACGGCCTTGCTCACGGACACCGCGTTGCCTTCAGGCGGGGCGCGGCAGCGCAGACCTCACGGGCCGCGTAGGATGGAGCGTCCACTCAGACGCTCCGGCGTGCGTCCGCCGGGACGTGGTGCTGTACTGGGGGCCGCAGGGCGTGGCAGGACTCCAGGTGGCCGTCCCGTAACACCATAAATTTTCCTAAAAAGTTTTTCATAACTGCTACCTTTCCGAGGATGCGATTCCTCGGCCAGCTCTCCGCCCTGACGCTGATGTCTGCCTTGCTGTTGACCGCCTGTGGCAGCACCGGACCCGGCACCCCCACCGACACGACTGGCGCCACCTTCACCCTCGCCGTCGAACCTGACAGCCTCGTCGGGCTTGTCGGGGAACGCACCACCGTCCAGATCGTGGTCACCCCGCAAAACGGGTTTACCGGTGAGGTGACCGCAACACTGGTGAATCCCCCCGCTGGTGTGACGGCCGCTCCGGTGCACGGCAACGTTCAAGGCGCCACCACACTGACCATGCAGCTTCAGACGGGCGGAGTCTCCGGCGTCCCAAAGTTGAACGTCGTGGTCAGCGGCAAAGGCGTATCGAAAACGAGCCATCTCGCTCCATACCTCTACCGTTCGGTCGCCATGCCGACCGAC
This window encodes:
- a CDS encoding cation:proton antiporter, producing the protein MLVFETILGLLLGATLLSLAARRLNIPYPTLLAVGGALIAFLPGVPRFGLAPDLILALFVAPVLLDAAYDTSLRDLRDNWHPVLSLVLVAVGLTTLAVAFAARQLLPDLPWAAGVALGALLAPPDAVAALAVLRQVNPPHRIRKVLEGESLLNDASALLIYTLAVGAVTAGGFSVAGALPTFALVVVGSVAVGWLLSWPTGWLVAAIEDAPTSVVVQFVLTFGLWIAAERLGLSPVVTTVVFGVTAGRRGNLAARLRVSTFATWEAVTFVLNVLAFTLIGLQLRPIVDALNGPQLAQLLRAALVILAVVIVVRLLWVMTYSLTARPTARPARRGQAVAAPLTLRGGLVIGWAGMRGIVTLAAAAALPADFPHRDFMQLTAFVVVLGTLVVQGLTLRPLLAFLRLPPDTVIEMEVRLARKMALKAAMRTLDGDDSAAAQRLQLEYREQLSRAWIGEDPHDSPDNALRRQTVGAARQAIHELRRSGKIGDDAYHLVQEELDWLELSTTAATAPEV
- a CDS encoding AMP-binding protein, translated to MFNPAAEAMPLPVLRALQLERLQATVERLHEHVPAYQGKFAAAGLTPADLKTLDDLRRFPFTRKRDLRDHAPFGLAAVGRTELRRVHASSGTSGKATVVGYDEHDLEVFAEVVARSLHAGGARPGMLFHNAYGYGLFTGGLGIHAGAERLGVGVVPASGGNTERQVQLIEDLAPEVIACTPSYALVLADALQRRGHTPGTISLQYAILGAEPWSEAVRQEVQARLGVRATNIYGLSEIIGPGVSNEDAGEQQGSYLWEDHFYPEIVDPQTEEPLPDGEYGVLVLTSMSRTAMPLLRYWTGDITRLLPGENKTGRTVRRMDGIRGRSDDMIILRGVNVYPTQIEAVLAHLQDLSPHYQLVLSRSGAMDELLLRVECARVDAALRQEVVRLVKAQVGVTIGCELCEIGSLPRSEGGKLQRVLDLRAPR
- a CDS encoding phosphatase PAP2 family protein; translation: MSDPLQHALHSVAVHSPLLSALAVFCAASLLFVLIAVFVVLGLTRVRRVTWLQVARMVASLGIAGLLTLVLKHLVHDPRPFMVEHYAPLTHASSDNGFPSDHTLIAALLAGWVWWLDRRWLALFIVGVLLVMLGRLAIGAHHTLDVLGSLAFAGLGLALAALVLFSPAWERPVLPGRPPKKGTPT
- a CDS encoding homocysteine S-methyltransferase family protein; the protein is MTGLLPQLTRRVLTDGGLETDLLFNRGIELPSFASVVLLGHAEGRAALEAYYRPYLELAHRLGTGFILESATWRASPDWAAPLGLTLPELDRLNVAAVELLSRLRAEFMSGLTVISGCVGPRGDGYVPGQRMSVQEAADYHGHQVRVLASAGVDMLSALTMTTVNEAAGIAVAAAAVQLPVAVSFTVETDGRLPSGETLMDAVQAVDAATGGYPSYFMINCAHPDHFAAVLDDAAPWARRIRGVRANASRCSHAELDVMTELDDGDPAELGHLYRQLLERHPHITVLGGCCGTDLRHVTAIAEACASLPGPA
- a CDS encoding ArgE/DapE family deacylase, translating into MPERLTDLLAALVRLDSTNPALVPGGAGEAPIARFVADWLTRHGIPADLDEAAPGRLSVIATVKGTGGGRTLMLNAHLDTVGTEGMTRPFEPVIQDGRMYGRGTYDMKGGLAAALMALLDARNAGVRGDVILTAVADEEHASLGMQAVLKRVRADAAIVTEPTELGVSVAHKGFTWHQITTHGRAAHGSRPDLGVDAIAHMGRVLGQLERLQRDLARRPAHPLLGHASVHASLIRGGQELSSYPERCTLQVERRTLPGETPEAVTQELEALLSALRADPTFRAEHHLTLARDPFSVTLDAPIVQLLQAAATRVLGTAPTVIGQTFWMDSAFLAAAGIPTVVFGPCGAGAHATEEWVDLASVEQCRRTLTATIQAFCA
- a CDS encoding GntR family transcriptional regulator, with the translated sequence MPIPPTAPKRVRTLAREDVYSQLSGWIIDGTLAPEEPLRDQDIALQLGVSRTPVREALRRLEDEGLVETALNRWTRVAPLRAEQAAELYPVVDTLEALALRLASPSLTARDLARLQQHQQDLGLALHQRDPQAAVEADTAFHAVWTDQCGNQELQHTLRGLKRKLRRIELGYFNAAASGAASLDEHAAVIHALLAGATDDAVQALHANWQGSLERLMPHPTK